One part of the Gadus macrocephalus chromosome 8, ASM3116895v1 genome encodes these proteins:
- the LOC132463687 gene encoding uncharacterized protein LOC132463687, with protein sequence MSFHLIKFANGDIAVVPENWCDDGMVYWPKYKNTERAKRAAANSETPESNWPKYDIMVIRTCDNYKDACRLMEKYQTGCNTTDLQSEAEEECGPPDKRQRKAVHHFGDSDESEDGGQLHWQTPTSRRGPGSSSRVSPRLEENCLAPHHGAGPQQPLPKQLRRVTQGTAVPPLLPPPPPPPTSTLSLRPTEEPSSIPAIGPTWRGGRMNESIPCSVAEVHILNLLETIKQQQDQLVAKVNYLCSRMNSTPGPEVEMPENINLPLEHLEAVEAFEVFLKEPSNHPARQRIIASLATIGGQDLKRVTWNILGRLYTDDVSHQINWKGVNTKKAFSQMSAKSLLFRTIIKTPAGYTLFS encoded by the exons ATGAGTTTTCATCTCATTAAGTTTGCCAACGGGGACATTGCTGTGGTCCCGGAAAATTGGTGTGATGACGGGATGGTGTACTGgccaaaatataaaaacactgAACGTGCCAAAAGGGCAGCGGCCAACAGTGAGACACCAGAGTCAAACTGGCCAAAATATGACATCATGGTCATCAGAACTTGTG ACAACTACAAAGATGCCTGTAGGCTAATGGAGAAGTACCAGACGGGCTGCAACACCACTGATCTTCAGtctgaggcagaggaggagtgTGGGCCGCCAGATAAACGACAAAGGAAGGCAGT GCATCACTTTGGGGACTCTGATGAGAGTGAAGATGGTGGCCAATTGCACTGGCAGA CTCCAACATCTCGCCGAGGgccaggcagcagcagcagagtctCTCCTCGACTTGAGGAAAACTGTCTAG CACCTCACCATGGGGCAGGACCGCAACAACCGTTGCCAAAACAACTCCGGAGAGTTACTCAAG GAACGGcagtccctcctcttctccctccaccccctccacccccgacATCAACCCTGAGCCTGCGGCCAACAGAGGAGCCTTCTTCAATCCCCGCCATCGGACCAACATGGCGAGGGGGAAGAATGAATGAGTCCATTCCCTGCTCTG TGGCTGAAGTCCACATCCTGAACCTGCTGGAGACGATTAAACAGCAGCAAGACCAGCTCGTGGCAAAGGTCAACTACCTCTGCAGCAGGATGAACAGCACCCCGGGGCCAGAAGTTGAGATGCCTGAAAATATTAATCTCCCGTTGGAACACCTGGAGGCAGTGGAGGCATTTGAGGTGTTTTTAAAAGAACCCTCAAACCACCCAGCTCGACAGAGAATA ATTGCTTCTTTGGCCACAATTGGAGGCCAGGATTTGAAGAGGGTGACTTGGAACATTCTTGGCCGGCTTTACACAGACGACGTGTCCCACCAGATCAACTGGAAAGGTGTGAACACCAAAAAGGCCTTCAGCCAGATGTCGGCAAAGAGCTTGCTTTTCA gaacgattattaagacgccGGCTGgatatactttattttcctga